A section of the Telopea speciosissima isolate NSW1024214 ecotype Mountain lineage chromosome 3, Tspe_v1, whole genome shotgun sequence genome encodes:
- the LOC122654175 gene encoding uncharacterized protein At1g10890-like isoform X4: MRRKSRSISPRHRKKSRSPTPKRRKSRSKTPKRHKRQSRSSSLSPTQRSRSPSLGSERKIAIEKLKKEEEKKRCQHEAELKLLEEETAKRVEEAIRKKVEETLNSEAIKLEIQRQIEEGRKKLFDEVASQLEKEKEAALTEARQKEEQARKEREELDRMLKENQRRVEESQRREALEQQRKEEERYRELERIQRQKEEAMRRKKLEEEEERANQMKLLGKNKSRPKLSFEIGLK, encoded by the exons ATGAG GCGAAAAAGTCGTTCCATATCACCTCGACACCGTAAAAAAAGTCGTTCACCAACTCCAAAGCGCCGTAAAAGTCGCTCTAAGACACCAAAGCGGCACAAGAGACAAAGCAGGAGTAGCTCATTATCTCCTACACAAAGGTCTCGTAGTCCAAGTCTTGGGTCTGAGAGAAAAATTGctattgaaaaattgaaaaaagaagaagaaaagaaaaggtgt CAGCATGAGGCAGAGTTGAAATTATTAGAGGAAGAAACTGCAAAGAGAGTAGAGGAAGCAATTCGAAAGAAAGTTGAGGAGACCTTGAACTCTGAGGCGATCAAGCTGGAAATACAAAGACAAATAGAGGAAGGGCGGAAAAAACTCTTCGATGAGGTTGCATCTcaacttgaaaaagaaaaagaagctgcTCTTACTGAGGCAAGGCAGAAAGAA GAACAAGCtcgaaaagagagagaagagctggaTAGGATGCTAAAGGAGAACCAAAGGAGGGTTGAAGAGTCTCAAAGAAGAGAAGCTTTGGAGCAGCAGCGAAAAGAAGAGGAACGTTACCGGGAATTAGAGCGGAttcaaagacaaaaagaagagGCTATGCGAAGGAAGAAattagaagaggaggaggaacgAGCAAATCAGATGAAGCTGTTGGGTAAGAATAAATCTCGACCGAAACTGTCGTTCGAGATTGGCCTAAAATGA
- the LOC122654177 gene encoding uncharacterized protein LOC122654177 has product MGILSWWRGKEAPTVDTKPKSASKSENPAEKSETLGMNGAMEVPRPSDVTVFEFGSAVASADKVTLAGYCPVSEELEPCRWEILPATGTNAPQFRVVF; this is encoded by the coding sequence ATGGGGATTCTTTCTTGGTGGAGAGGCAAAGAGGCTCCCACGGTGGACACCAAGCCAAAATCCGCTtcaaaatctgaaaatccagCAGAGAAATCAGAAACGCTGGGAATGAACGGAGCGATGGAGGTTCCTCGGCCGTCTGATGTCACTGTTTTCGAGTTCGGTTCCGCCGTAGCTTCGGCAGATAAGGTGACGCTTGCAGGGTATTGCCCTGTTTCCGAAGAACTCGAGCCGTGCCGTTGGGAAATATTGCCTGCTACTGGCACCAATGCTCCTCAGTTTCGGGTAGTTTTCTGA
- the LOC122654175 gene encoding uncharacterized protein At1g10890-like isoform X3: protein MSCCRITMVDGELTCHLFSIMMLKNFQVFSNNFFILLHRRKSRSPTPKRRKSRSKTPKRHKRQSRSSSLSPTQRSRSPSLGSERKIAIEKLKKEEEKKRCQHEAELKLLEEETAKRVEEAIRKKVEETLNSEAIKLEIQRQIEEGRKKLFDEVASQLEKEKEAALTEARQKEEQARKEREELDRMLKENQRRVEESQRREALEQQRKEEERYRELERIQRQKEEAMRRKKLEEEEERANQMKLLGKNKSRPKLSFEIGLK, encoded by the exons ATGTCATGTTGTAGAATTACTATGGTAGACGGTGAGTTAACTTGCCATTTATTTTCTATAatgatgctcaaaaattttCAGGTGTTCTCTAATAACTTTTTTATATTACTGCACAGGCGAAAAA GTCGTTCACCAACTCCAAAGCGCCGTAAAAGTCGCTCTAAGACACCAAAGCGGCACAAGAGACAAAGCAGGAGTAGCTCATTATCTCCTACACAAAGGTCTCGTAGTCCAAGTCTTGGGTCTGAGAGAAAAATTGctattgaaaaattgaaaaaagaagaagaaaagaaaaggtgt CAGCATGAGGCAGAGTTGAAATTATTAGAGGAAGAAACTGCAAAGAGAGTAGAGGAAGCAATTCGAAAGAAAGTTGAGGAGACCTTGAACTCTGAGGCGATCAAGCTGGAAATACAAAGACAAATAGAGGAAGGGCGGAAAAAACTCTTCGATGAGGTTGCATCTcaacttgaaaaagaaaaagaagctgcTCTTACTGAGGCAAGGCAGAAAGAA GAACAAGCtcgaaaagagagagaagagctggaTAGGATGCTAAAGGAGAACCAAAGGAGGGTTGAAGAGTCTCAAAGAAGAGAAGCTTTGGAGCAGCAGCGAAAAGAAGAGGAACGTTACCGGGAATTAGAGCGGAttcaaagacaaaaagaagagGCTATGCGAAGGAAGAAattagaagaggaggaggaacgAGCAAATCAGATGAAGCTGTTGGGTAAGAATAAATCTCGACCGAAACTGTCGTTCGAGATTGGCCTAAAATGA